In Nocardia asteroides, a single genomic region encodes these proteins:
- the lspA gene encoding signal peptidase II: MVVVTDDRPADNEPATAGDSPASAEPAASGLGPKRLPLLLILAAALYGLDLLTKGIAVAKLTPGDPVYLIGDVVRFSLVRNPGAAFSMATGMTWLLTLVAAGVVVAVIRIGSTLRSPWWAVGLGMVLGGALGNLTDRLFRAPGPLQGHVVDFMAVGWWPVFNVADSAIVCGAILLVALTVFGFEPDGTRSTGKAAAGKGSAA; the protein is encoded by the coding sequence ATGGTGGTCGTGACCGACGACCGCCCCGCCGACAACGAGCCCGCCACCGCCGGCGACAGCCCCGCCAGCGCCGAACCCGCAGCCTCCGGGCTCGGGCCGAAGCGGCTGCCGCTGCTGCTGATCCTGGCCGCCGCGCTCTACGGCCTCGACCTGCTCACCAAGGGCATCGCCGTGGCGAAGCTGACGCCGGGCGACCCGGTGTACCTGATCGGTGACGTCGTCCGGTTCTCCCTGGTGCGCAACCCCGGCGCCGCCTTCTCCATGGCCACCGGGATGACCTGGCTGCTCACGCTGGTGGCGGCGGGCGTCGTGGTCGCGGTGATCCGGATCGGCAGCACGCTGCGCTCGCCGTGGTGGGCGGTCGGGCTCGGCATGGTGCTCGGCGGCGCGCTCGGCAACCTCACCGACCGGCTCTTCCGCGCGCCCGGCCCGCTGCAGGGGCACGTCGTCGACTTCATGGCGGTGGGCTGGTGGCCGGTGTTCAACGTCGCCGACTCGGCCATCGTGTGCGGCGCGATCCTGCTGGTCGCGCTGACCGTCTTCGGCTTCGAGCCGGACGGCACCAGGAGCACCGGCAAGGCTGCCGCGGGGAAGGGATCTGCCGCATGA
- a CDS encoding ubiquinol-cytochrome c reductase iron-sulfur subunit gives MTTSPTVSRRGVVLGAGVAAAAVAVAGCSTYGDEPTAAPASPAPGTAAPGAPTPALAKTAEVPVGGGVIVGDTVITQPTPGNYVGLSTTCTHAGCKVTKIQDGAIDCVCHGSKFALDGTAVAGPAKKPLAAKAVRVEGDSIVAG, from the coding sequence ATGACCACATCTCCCACCGTGAGCAGGCGCGGCGTCGTGCTCGGCGCCGGGGTCGCGGCGGCGGCCGTCGCGGTCGCCGGGTGCAGTACCTACGGTGACGAGCCCACCGCCGCGCCCGCCTCCCCCGCGCCGGGCACCGCCGCGCCCGGCGCGCCCACCCCGGCGCTGGCCAAGACCGCGGAGGTGCCGGTCGGCGGCGGGGTGATCGTCGGTGACACCGTGATCACCCAGCCCACGCCGGGCAACTACGTCGGGCTCTCGACGACCTGCACGCACGCGGGCTGCAAGGTGACCAAGATCCAGGACGGCGCCATCGACTGCGTCTGCCACGGCAGCAAGTTCGCGCTGGACGGCACGGCGGTGGCGGGACCGGCGAAGAAGCCCCTGGCCGCGAAGGCGGTGCGGGTCGAGGGCGATTCCATCGTCGCCGGCTGA
- a CDS encoding DUF6529 family protein, whose product MRAEQRTGSPSVVIMGAVLIGAAVAVVLGAYGTLHDPRFFSVNVAGFSSPTSVKSWLATLATVLAVFQLGSAAAMYGRIPGFTAPGWFGAAHAWSGRLAVLAATPVAVHCLYALGFQHAEPRVLAHSLFGCFFYGAFVAKMLLLTRKGLPGWVIPVAGGLLFAGLVGVWLTSALWFFQNNGLVL is encoded by the coding sequence ATGCGGGCTGAGCAGCGCACCGGCTCCCCGAGCGTGGTCATCATGGGCGCCGTGCTGATCGGCGCCGCCGTCGCGGTCGTGCTCGGGGCGTACGGCACCCTGCACGACCCCCGGTTCTTCTCGGTGAACGTCGCCGGGTTCTCCAGCCCGACCTCGGTGAAGTCCTGGCTGGCGACGCTGGCGACGGTGCTCGCGGTCTTCCAGCTCGGCTCGGCCGCCGCGATGTACGGCCGGATCCCCGGGTTCACCGCGCCGGGCTGGTTCGGCGCGGCGCACGCCTGGTCCGGGCGGCTCGCGGTGCTCGCCGCCACCCCGGTGGCGGTGCACTGCCTGTACGCGCTCGGTTTCCAGCACGCCGAGCCGCGGGTGCTGGCGCACTCGCTGTTCGGCTGCTTCTTCTACGGCGCCTTCGTCGCCAAGATGCTGCTGCTCACCCGTAAGGGGCTGCCCGGGTGGGTGATCCCGGTCGCGGGTGGCCTGCTCTTCGCCGGGCTGGTCGGCGTCTGGCTCACCTCCGCGCTGTGGTTCTTCCAGAACAACGGCCTCGTCCTCTGA